The genomic segment CATTAGATATTTAGATGTACAATGaaatggaattttaaatgtGGGACAAAAACGCAAGACtgagcattaacgagttaaaaagtttattttattttaactttttaacttaactagttacttttggcttttcattaacttaactattaacttactacatttctttttgaattaacgtgaaattaacaaattaatttttcattttaagaagtaagttaaattaatttatttcgtgtttaatttaactatatttcactatttcagtctatttcgttttcatgtcaatatatatttaccgtgagttgaagttaaaaatttatatcatttgaatctaacttatatggaaatactgtatgctaataaaataaaactgtgactaaggatttttaatatttttcaaatatcattgtaaaaatatagtaggaaccttttattaaattttcaagtatttttactcaacaaataaagttttattgacattcatagaaaaaaaaactaataatattggaaactgaaaatgtccctgaATAGTTcaaaacgaatcaaaatattttgaaaattttatcatgtatagaaaatgcaaaatataaacaaccagtgaaaatttcatgtatctacggtcatttgttataaagttacaccaaaaactaaaatcaattttctcaaaaacagatttggcgtaaaaattcccatttttccttaattattcttttgtttttcatggtgcttttgaaaacttctggaaaaattttaattttgacccccccaaagtaccaactagattcactttcctatcagaagagatacttgaaaaaaatcgaagcacttttactgtcctaaaagatgatgacaggcacaaaaaaataataataataaataaaaaaaggtgtgcaagtggatgtcgctatgctgtacagtaggttacaagtgggttactgtataatagatggtattaaatttgaattcaatgatttaatatcattgtataagaaaaacgattaagagcggagacggtatgtcagtctatgtaggtataagacatattatatacttatctatggtattaaaaaaaaaattgagtgataattggtacctataataaagtccaaattaatcatatcacaatattcattaggtacttataagttataacgcgttatacatcaacaacaaaccatgatagtatactttagaagtttcaagtacccaccaataatattatacaatcataacaaaataactaaaatagttattctatgttttttaatatgtaatttcatctaaatttgaaattaaaatgactataaatatatactgagctcatgtattttttagattttttggtaacagaattacctatttacgtggagtattgttttaaattttcaatcattagatataaaagctgaatattttatacatttttaactacaaaattattattccattttaaatttgaaaaatgttgtcaaaattcgatctttaaatgcttataaaaaaaattgtccctatgtatttttaatatttttcaactgctaatgttacaatgtatcaggagccttgtattacatttttacacttttttatccaacagataaaactttattgatattcaaagaaaaaaaaggtgggtaagtggatgtcgctatgctgtacagtaggttacaagtgggtcactgtataatggatagtattaaatttgaattcaatgatataatatcactgtataagaaaaacgattctgagcggagacagtttgtcagtctagatattagacatacctattataggtatacttatctatatagtattaaaaaaaaattgatttatattagatatcaataataaattccaaattaatcatatcacaatNNNNNNNNNNNNNNNNNNNNNNNNNNNNNNNNNNNNNNNNNNNNNNNNNNGCGTCATACCGGCATTGTTCACCTGGCGCTTTCATGAGCTAAGTACTgctacttaagaagcccggtggttcttggaatacatatcgtcgggtagagaattttcctggctttccgaatatctatgttaagtccgtcgactccttccggaacattgctaaaaaaattaaaaaccaagtgcgggtatacgttatgcggcatgcgctcattggtcacctgggtctttcgcgcgctaagtacgattacttatgaagcccggtggttcttggaatacatatcgtcgggtagcaaattttcctggctttccgaatatctatgttaagtccgtcgactctttccggaacacggtcaaaaaaaataaaaaccacgtgcACGTCTACGTCAAGCGTCATACCGGCATTGTTCACCTGGCGCTTTCATGAGCTAAGTACTgctacttaagaagcccggtggttcttggattttatattttcgggtagacaattttcctggctttccgaatatatatgttaagtccgtcgactccttccggaacattgctaaaaaaattaaaaaccaagcgcgggtatacgttatacggaatgcgctcattggtcacctgggtctttcgcgcgctaagtacgattacttatgaagcccggtggttcttggaatacatatcgtcgggtagagaattttcctggctttccgaatatctatgttaagtcctTCGACTCTTTCCGGGATCATtgcccaaaaaaattaaaaaccaagcgcgggtatacgttatgcgGAATGCGCTCNNNNNNNNNNNNNNNNNNNNNNNNNNNNNNNNNNNNNNNNNNNNNNNNNNAACTCGacttgcttataaaaatattatttataaaataaataatgatgaaaaacaattttaattaataattatacattatcacAGGTTTATCACTTGACAAATGAAGAACTTAAAACAATTAGTACAGTCTAAGAAATTAGAATGGACAATGGTTAGTGGTTATTAACTGCCAGTAACTTACTGGTTAGTGATTGCTTATTAATGATTAAAGACGATGgtttttctaaacaattttaataaacattgttataaatataaacgattCAGAATATTGAGGTACGGagaatatatactaatataaataatattattataaactaacaagcataacgagttaaaaatagacataatatatttatatcggtaTCTACTATCTGATACTGGTAATTGgttcccaaaatattttttgataatcagctaatattattatattaaactaaaatatagtaaaGTAATATTCTATCTGAGaaatgaaaattacaaatttacagaacgttttgtttttatcaCTGAAAATTCGAATAGGTATACGGGGCTATACGGCCGTATACCCGCGTATCGTCGTTTATTTAGAGAGTAtacgctaaaaaaaaaactagagtAGTGAGTATACGCCGTATACCCCCGTATACCCCCCAATACACCACTGGTTAAATGTGTCttgtgagttatataatatgtagattaaatGTTATCGTACGCCGCCGCGCCGTCTACgcgaatattatttaacacggccgccgtgAATTCTGTCTCGTCCCGTACGTTGTTCCGATCATATCAACgcgtacataaatattattaaaacatattttatgtgaaatttatcattattttttattgtattttttataagtgcgAATGTCAGAAGGGCTAAATTTAttctgtaattttattgtttttagtgcTAAGCGCCAAAGgcattttaatatctttatttacCTAGTCTACCTTTGTAAGCCATAAAGGcagcatactatattattattgttaattttaatttgttgtggCATTGCCGTGTATTACCGTGCCTTCCAAAACTCAGCGTTGTTCAATCAAAATGATAATATGCGTTCCAAAACTcatcaattgaaaaatgttttattgttggATTTTGTTCCAAAATTCAGCGTTACCAACAATCTAGTTATCAATCGGATCCAacataaaatttgaatgatttttctgattgaaatttattatcagtaatcagtattatgataacacaatattttttttagtcgaTCTGGAATTCtcgattataatttgttttatttttgacttatgTAGTTTCGTtgttaattaacaaataaaaacaagtattaactataaatttactattgatTAATAgtgaactaaataattaatttaattatctcaTATCTGCAATGCTTAAATTCATTGGATTCGTTGAATACGAAGGTGTTGGGCGTATATGGTCTGCagataaacttaaaatactgtGCAATGTAGAAAATGGCAAGTATACTTTTTCATGTTCttacatcaataaatatatttatggattctaatttatatagcttaatattttattagatgatGGTATCCAACAAATTATGATGGatgtaaatgttttaattagcaATGGGATCGATGTTGAAGAAAGTCAACCAGTAAGAATATGTACTAATTCACAAAACATAGTTCAGGACGATGAACCTTCTTTTGTCGACAACACTAAAGGTAAATTAAAATCCCTAATATCACTTAGGTATAAGCACTTAAAATCTcacagtttattatataatagattgtTTTACtccaatatagtaataatagccTTAGAATGTGAtatacataattgataataaatttttaaaataaaaagactTACAGCTCCTTCATaagcgcaatttcaacttttgacttggtggtggggggggggggggggatgattTGGGACGTGAATATTATCGTATGCTTTCAAAATTCCTACAGCCGCAGCAAGagtacatattaggtatagtcAATTcaccaaccgaatgtaatttatgttaatgagcacttattattataactacatttttaaatagataattgcataactgtgtaataatactataactagCCAGTGGCGTCGGAAAAGGGGGGCAGAGGGGGCAATTGACAAAAGTAATAANNNNNNNNNNNNNNNNNNNNNNNNNNNNNNNNNNNNNNNNNNNNNNNNNNCAATTTGCGCCAATGATAGTCTGTTATGAGGGGTTTATGTAAGTTtagttaaaaaacaatttaagaaatgaataaattaatgattaaagatactcattatagtattatatgataaattaaaaattgactgttgtaaaatcaacatttttttatatataatttcagaacatttacattatttataaattttataaatatgataaatataaattttaagttatctACTTAGTTTTAATACTTAATCCCACTATGGcatttatcttaatatataaaccAAAGTTGGCGCACCACATTATTACCTCAGaaaggtattttttatttttaaacttacaaaaattaatatcataatttaattttcagatgCATTTATATGGAACAAAAACCTTGTGACTTTGCTCATTGAGACACGTATTGAAATGGACACTTCCTTTCAAggaaacaaattcaaaaaaaatgtactatggACAAAAGTtgctgaaaaattaaatacatcttTTCCAAACCATGCACCTGTCAGTGCCGATAAATGTGATTCAAAATGGAGAAATCTCTGGGTTACTTACAAAGCTAACGTGAAAAAGTCAAATTTATCAGGAAGAGACAGTATCACTTGGGAATATTATGATGTTCTTGATGAACAATTCGGAAACAAACCAAATGTACGGCCTCATCCAAGTACTTTAATAAGTACACTAAATTCATCTTATGCTTCTAATGAAGATGATCGCCATTTAGAATCCCCTGATCAAACACTAAATGAATCTACTGGTCAatctgataatataaaaaacaataatattaccattagaGAGACCAGgcaagaaaattataaaaagatgaAGACTGGGTATGGAATGGctgattatataaatttaaaaaaaaaagaactagaaaatcaaaatgaaattcaaaaaaaactaTTGCTTCTGAAAGAAAGAGAGGTAGATGCATTGTGCTTAATGTCTCAAGCTCTCAAAACTATGGCTGATAAAGCAAGCAACATATGATTTTCTTAGTTTGAACAATTACCCAatcagttatattatgtattttatttttatttagtttttaataaatctaagtCTGATTTATAAAGTTGTAaactatctaatattattatgttgattcaTACAAATgtcaattatgtttttt from the Acyrthosiphon pisum isolate AL4f chromosome X, pea_aphid_22Mar2018_4r6ur, whole genome shotgun sequence genome contains:
- the LOC100572538 gene encoding uncharacterized protein LOC100572538 — protein: MLKFIGFVEYEGVGRIWSADKLKILCNVENDDGIQQIMMDVNVLISNGIDVEESQPVRICTNSQNIVQDDEPSFVDNTKDAFIWNKNLVTLLIETRIEMDTSFQGNKFKKNVLWTKVAEKLNTSFPNHAPVSADKCDSKWRNLWVTYKANVKKSNLSGRDSITWEYYDVLDEQFGNKPNVRPHPSTLISTLNSSYASNEDDRHLESPDQTLNESTGQSDNIKNNNITIRETRQENYKKMKTGYGMADYINLKKKELENQNEIQKKLLLLKEREVDALCLMSQALKTMADKASNI